In Microplitis demolitor isolate Queensland-Clemson2020A chromosome 9, iyMicDemo2.1a, whole genome shotgun sequence, one genomic interval encodes:
- the LOC103573614 gene encoding uncharacterized protein LOC103573614, with protein MVRLYNVEVPEQNIQHVEQNITVYTNDRVIGSGTLYITKKGLIWISDGSQKGFSFEYYQIVLPEISQDNEPRQLYLSIMVDIDINLINRVLTEVRFVPADVNNLNTMSQIVRECYESFNNRY; from the exons ATGGTGCGTCTTTATAATGTTGAAGTCCCtgaacaaaatattcaacatGTTGAACAAAATATAACAGTTTATACGAATGATAGAGTAATAGGAAGTGGAACACTCTATATAACTAAAAA aGGATTGATATGGATAAGTGATGGTTCGCAAAAAggattttcttttgaatacTATCAAATTGTTCTTCCCGAAATCTCGCAAGACAACGAACCTCGACAGTTATATCTTAGTATTATGGTCGACATTGATATTAATCTGATTA atcgtGTTTTAACGGAGGTAAGATTTGTACCAGCGGatgtcaataatttaaacactATGTCACAAATAGTGAGAGAATGTTACGAGTCATTCAACAATAg GTATTGA